Proteins encoded together in one Terriglobus saanensis SP1PR4 window:
- a CDS encoding NupC/NupG family nucleoside CNT transporter produces the protein MARFTGLIGLAVLLAVAYLLSTNRRAIKWRTVLWGLGLQVFFAILVIKFPFGQLVLQKGSAIITSLLGHSVDGSRVVFGYMGAPGPMSVFAFEVLPTIIFVSAFFAVLYHIGLMQIIIRWVAWLMQWTMGTSGAESTNVAASIFMGQTEAPLTIRPFLDGATRSELMTIMTSGMAHVSGGIMAAYIFYGIRAQDLLSAVIMTAPGTILLSKMLVPETEVPATAGTVTIPKNEEHKEDNFIGAIARGTIDGGQLAFNVAIMLLSFLALVGLLNGIMLGISNFSWAHGVRFPHSINAVLGFFCAPVAWMIGIPWKDAPMVGNLIGTRAVLNEFIAYQQLGAMAKAGAVSTRTLAIATFALCGFANIGSVGMQIGGIGALIPRRRNELAKLGLRALLAGTMANLMSASIVSLLLK, from the coding sequence TTGGCCCGTTTTACCGGATTGATCGGACTTGCTGTCCTGTTGGCGGTTGCTTACCTGCTGTCGACCAACCGGCGCGCGATCAAGTGGCGGACCGTCCTCTGGGGACTGGGATTACAGGTTTTCTTTGCGATTCTGGTGATCAAGTTCCCTTTTGGGCAGTTAGTGCTGCAAAAGGGATCGGCGATCATCACGTCGCTGTTGGGGCATTCGGTAGACGGATCGAGGGTCGTCTTCGGCTACATGGGCGCACCGGGGCCGATGAGCGTGTTTGCGTTTGAGGTTCTGCCTACAATTATTTTTGTATCTGCTTTTTTTGCAGTGCTTTACCACATCGGCTTGATGCAGATCATCATTCGCTGGGTGGCGTGGCTGATGCAGTGGACGATGGGGACGTCGGGCGCTGAGTCCACGAATGTAGCCGCTTCGATCTTTATGGGACAGACGGAAGCGCCGCTGACGATCCGGCCTTTTCTGGATGGAGCGACGCGCTCTGAGCTGATGACGATCATGACCAGCGGTATGGCGCATGTCTCAGGCGGCATTATGGCGGCGTATATCTTCTACGGCATTCGCGCGCAGGACCTGTTGAGCGCCGTGATCATGACGGCCCCTGGAACGATCCTTCTGAGCAAGATGCTGGTGCCGGAGACGGAGGTTCCTGCCACGGCGGGAACGGTGACGATTCCGAAGAACGAAGAGCATAAGGAAGACAACTTTATCGGCGCCATTGCGCGAGGCACGATCGATGGTGGTCAGCTGGCGTTCAACGTGGCGATCATGCTGTTGAGCTTTCTGGCGCTGGTGGGTTTGCTCAACGGCATCATGCTGGGGATCAGCAACTTCAGCTGGGCGCATGGGGTGCGGTTTCCCCATTCGATCAATGCAGTGCTCGGATTTTTCTGCGCACCGGTGGCGTGGATGATCGGGATTCCGTGGAAAGATGCGCCGATGGTCGGCAACCTGATCGGCACACGCGCGGTCTTGAATGAGTTCATCGCGTATCAGCAGCTTGGAGCGATGGCGAAGGCGGGCGCGGTGAGCACGCGGACGTTAGCGATTGCCACGTTTGCGTTATGTGGGTTTGCAAACATTGGTTCGGTGGGCATGCAGATCGGCGGCATTGGAGCGCTGATTCCGCGACGCCGCAATGAACTGGCGAAACTGGGATTGCGCGCTCTGCTGGCGGGAACGATGGCGAACCTGATGTCGGCGAGCATTGTGAGTCTTCTGCTGAAATAG